One window of Nostoc sp. C052 genomic DNA carries:
- the efeB gene encoding iron uptake transporter deferrochelatase/peroxidase subunit — protein sequence MSSSEQPRLRITPRISRRDLLLGMAAAGGVAALTSLGYRTLSETTEDPSEEAVPFFGIHQAGILTPAPASALMVAFDTTAKTKGDLVRLFQTLSDRIQFLMAGGTPKSRDPKFPPSDSGILGPVVVPDNLTITLAVGDSLFDNRFGLGKLKPKRLNTMPGFPNDQLDPNLCHGDILLQFCANTEEANIHALRDIIKNLPDLITLRWQIEGFLPPNTHKKLGKTTVRNLLGFKDGTANLDASNEKLINRIVWVQPNSDEPAWTVGGSYQVVRVIRNLVERWDRTPLQEQETIIGRSKDSGAPLGMKHEKDIPNYAQDPKGKQIPLDAHIRLANPRKSELGLILRRGFNYSRGFDKAGQLDMGLLFVCFQADLERGFVTVQNRLIGEPLEEYIRPIGGGYFFALPGVKDKGSYLGQSLLET from the coding sequence ATGTCTAGTTCAGAGCAACCAAGGTTACGCATTACTCCCCGAATCAGCCGTCGTGACTTGCTCCTTGGTATGGCCGCAGCAGGTGGAGTAGCAGCTTTGACCAGTTTGGGTTATCGCACTCTTTCAGAAACTACTGAAGACCCATCTGAAGAGGCTGTACCGTTTTTTGGTATTCACCAAGCAGGTATTCTCACCCCTGCGCCGGCTTCTGCTCTGATGGTGGCATTTGATACAACTGCTAAAACTAAAGGGGATTTAGTGCGCTTGTTTCAAACTTTGAGCGATCGCATTCAGTTTCTCATGGCAGGGGGAACACCCAAGTCACGCGACCCGAAATTTCCGCCCAGTGATTCGGGAATTCTTGGGCCTGTAGTGGTTCCAGATAACCTCACCATCACCCTAGCAGTAGGTGACTCGCTGTTCGATAACCGTTTTGGACTTGGCAAATTAAAACCCAAGCGGTTAAATACCATGCCAGGTTTCCCCAATGACCAACTCGACCCAAATTTGTGTCATGGGGACATACTGCTGCAATTTTGTGCCAACACAGAGGAAGCAAACATCCACGCTTTACGGGATATTATCAAGAATCTGCCTGACTTAATAACTCTGCGCTGGCAAATAGAAGGTTTTCTACCGCCGAATACTCATAAAAAGCTCGGCAAAACCACAGTGCGGAACCTACTTGGTTTCAAAGATGGTACAGCAAATCTAGATGCTAGCAATGAAAAGTTGATTAACCGGATTGTCTGGGTACAGCCAAACAGCGACGAACCAGCTTGGACAGTAGGGGGAAGCTATCAAGTGGTGCGCGTGATCCGTAACTTAGTTGAACGCTGGGATCGTACACCACTACAGGAGCAAGAAACAATTATTGGGCGCAGTAAAGACTCTGGCGCACCTTTGGGGATGAAGCACGAGAAAGATATTCCCAATTATGCTCAAGATCCTAAAGGTAAACAAATCCCCCTAGATGCTCATATCCGCCTTGCTAATCCACGCAAATCAGAATTGGGTTTGATTCTGCGGCGTGGTTTCAACTATTCACGCGGGTTTGATAAAGCTGGACAATTAGATATGGGTTTGTTGTTTGTCTGTTTTCAAGCTGATTTAGAAAGGGGCTTTGTAACAGTGCAAAATCGCTTGATTGGCGAACCTTTAGAGGAGTATATTCGCCCCATTGGCGGTGGATATTTCTTTGCTTTGCCTGGCGTTAAAGATAAAGGCAGTTATTTAGGTCAGTCATTACTAGAAACATAA
- a CDS encoding AAA family ATPase, with product MAAGLNNPYITGTPINNKEKFFGRDDLFRFIEDNLVQGTSVILLHGQRRIGKSSLLAQIPNFLSHLRQFVFIPLSLEGQSHGSLADILHHLATGIVRRLNLSEDQVKIPTKDALESDPTIFSVGFFIQLYQVLGDRKPVLLLDEFDTIGDRTDQTTTEDFFRHLQSMITNQPARFCLIPVVGRRLDDVKILVSLFRQAPRKEVSLLDETHTRQLITKPSEGILEYQPSAIEAIWQLCAGHPYFIQVLCSVLFEKARDKQEDRVQDWQKITEEDVKKNINEAIERADNGLAWFRQGLPIAERVVFAAIAEMQERFHPDPWKLLTDNGVVLTNELHEALETLKTGGFIQERELSELSRDRPYSHAVIVELVRRWFIRRHSLRTEILELDRLHPEVLPLYEQAKELHEQGDVIEAIALYEQVLQINPNHFQALLGMASACLEDEQFNQAVELYTRICKVDNLSLRYKEAFVKSLLGNGRDFMQTGNFVQAKTQFSTAIELEPENKRAQQRLSEVEGQLEQQQEQIRASLQTLRNPFFVGAPVPPEYFVGRRSVIAAAFDQIQNRSHLAIWGNTGVGKSSLLQFLASTEVWQQHGLHRTQAIIVTLNCADIVPFTPDAFWREIVSVIQNEISKNDPLHKDIEQILHSTSIVRNDDIRFILRKIGQQRKFLLLLLDDYDTALYPSENYTEDEMQSFLSDFRSLAVYSREQYNLSVIVTSKKTLNELSPPLNPNQTPWYNHYLFRQLRLFDEQEISELLGGMPEELKLTTELRQVIQEVSGGYPVLLQNACYLIYDFWRNGQNLTIENFTGEFLKAIEHIFQVWWLSCDEAEQSLLIFIAISRLQSRLRQRQYEFIDLELIISQNERKLANLEEMGLIKRTIQLGTTDYQFTSSMMEFWVLREIETSDEEKLIRWNQITLNLMSLPQADRIQFILRGLRHSKEASASVIDWLSKLAPSTSFGMR from the coding sequence ATGGCAGCAGGTCTAAACAATCCTTATATTACTGGCACTCCAATCAACAACAAGGAAAAGTTTTTTGGGCGAGATGATCTGTTTAGGTTTATTGAAGATAATTTAGTTCAGGGTACATCTGTAATTCTGCTGCATGGTCAGCGACGGATAGGTAAATCTTCTTTATTGGCTCAAATTCCGAACTTTTTGAGCCATCTGAGGCAATTTGTTTTCATTCCGCTTTCATTGGAGGGTCAAAGTCATGGTTCACTGGCGGATATCTTACATCATCTGGCAACGGGAATTGTCAGACGCCTGAATCTATCAGAAGACCAAGTGAAAATCCCAACGAAAGATGCACTAGAATCAGATCCCACAATCTTTAGTGTTGGTTTTTTTATCCAGCTTTACCAAGTCTTAGGCGATCGCAAACCAGTTCTATTATTAGATGAATTTGATACCATTGGCGATCGCACCGACCAAACAACTACTGAGGACTTTTTTCGCCATCTCCAATCAATGATTACCAACCAACCAGCAAGATTTTGTCTGATACCAGTTGTTGGACGACGGTTGGATGATGTGAAAATCCTAGTCAGTTTGTTTCGCCAAGCACCGCGTAAGGAAGTTAGTTTACTAGATGAAACTCATACCAGACAGCTAATTACCAAACCATCTGAAGGCATTTTAGAATATCAACCGTCAGCCATTGAGGCAATTTGGCAACTCTGCGCCGGACACCCCTATTTTATTCAAGTGCTATGTAGTGTTCTGTTTGAAAAAGCCAGAGATAAACAAGAAGATCGAGTACAAGACTGGCAAAAAATTACTGAAGAAGATGTCAAAAAGAATATTAATGAAGCGATCGAAAGAGCAGACAATGGTTTAGCATGGTTTCGCCAAGGATTACCAATTGCTGAGAGAGTAGTGTTTGCAGCCATCGCCGAAATGCAAGAACGTTTCCACCCCGATCCTTGGAAACTGTTAACAGATAACGGTGTGGTTTTGACAAATGAACTACATGAGGCATTGGAAACTCTGAAAACAGGCGGGTTTATTCAAGAAAGAGAACTTTCTGAATTATCGCGCGATCGCCCATATTCTCATGCAGTTATAGTGGAATTAGTACGTCGCTGGTTTATTAGAAGGCACTCTCTACGTACAGAAATTTTGGAATTAGACCGGCTACATCCAGAAGTTTTACCTTTGTATGAACAAGCAAAGGAGTTACACGAACAAGGGGATGTAATTGAAGCGATCGCATTGTATGAGCAAGTATTACAAATTAATCCTAACCACTTTCAAGCTTTATTAGGGATGGCATCTGCTTGTTTAGAAGACGAGCAATTTAACCAAGCTGTTGAGCTTTATACCAGAATTTGCAAAGTAGATAACCTCAGTTTACGTTACAAAGAAGCGTTTGTGAAATCTCTGTTGGGTAATGGGCGCGATTTCATGCAAACAGGCAATTTTGTACAAGCTAAAACCCAATTTTCAACAGCTATAGAACTAGAACCAGAAAATAAGCGGGCACAGCAGCGACTTTCGGAAGTAGAAGGTCAATTAGAACAACAACAAGAACAAATTAGGGCAAGTTTACAAACATTACGCAATCCTTTTTTTGTTGGCGCTCCCGTTCCACCAGAATATTTTGTTGGGCGACGGTCTGTAATTGCAGCAGCATTCGATCAAATACAAAATCGCTCTCATCTTGCAATTTGGGGTAATACAGGTGTGGGAAAATCTTCGTTGCTGCAATTTTTAGCTTCTACTGAAGTTTGGCAACAACATGGGCTTCACCGCACACAAGCAATTATTGTTACTCTTAATTGTGCTGATATTGTACCTTTTACCCCTGATGCTTTTTGGAGAGAAATTGTCAGCGTTATCCAAAATGAAATTAGTAAAAATGATCCTTTGCATAAAGATATTGAGCAAATATTGCATTCAACATCTATAGTCAGAAATGATGATATTCGCTTTATTCTAAGAAAAATTGGACAACAAAGAAAGTTTCTTTTATTGTTGTTAGATGACTATGATACTGCTCTCTATCCTAGCGAAAACTATACTGAAGATGAAATGCAGAGTTTCCTATCCGATTTTCGTAGTCTTGCTGTTTATAGTAGAGAACAATATAATCTTTCAGTTATTGTAACTTCTAAAAAAACCCTAAATGAACTTAGTCCACCTCTCAATCCTAACCAAACACCTTGGTATAACCACTATCTATTCCGGCAACTACGACTATTCGATGAGCAAGAAATAAGTGAATTACTTGGTGGTATGCCTGAGGAGTTGAAGCTAACAACAGAGTTAAGACAAGTGATTCAAGAAGTATCTGGAGGATATCCAGTTCTACTTCAAAATGCTTGCTATTTAATTTACGATTTTTGGCGCAATGGTCAAAATTTAACTATTGAAAACTTTACAGGAGAGTTTCTTAAAGCTATTGAACACATCTTTCAAGTTTGGTGGTTATCTTGTGATGAAGCAGAACAAAGCTTGTTAATTTTTATCGCTATATCTCGGTTACAAAGTCGTCTTCGACAGCGACAGTACGAATTTATCGATCTGGAATTAATTATCAGTCAAAATGAGCGGAAACTCGCTAATTTAGAAGAGATGGGCTTAATTAAGCGTACTATACAACTAGGAACAACTGATTATCAATTTACTTCCTCAATGATGGAGTTTTGGGTATTAAGGGAAATTGAAACCAGTGATGAAGAAAAACTGATCAGATGGAATCAAATTACCTTAAATTTAATGAGCCTACCGCAAGCAGACCGAATACAGTTTATTCTCCGAGGATTACGACATTCTAAAGAAGCATCAGCATCAGTTATTGATTGGTTGAGTAAATTAGCGCCTTCTACAAGCTTTGGGATGCGATGA
- the efeU gene encoding iron uptake transporter permease EfeU — MFREGVEAALVVGIIASYLKQTGRTHLMKSVWIGIALATFFCLVAAIILQITSQDFPQQEQELFAAVISIVAVGVLTWMVFWMRRAARSLKGELQSQIETAIQSGDQWGLALVGMAFFAVLREGLETVVFLLATFQQNLGIKAPVGALFGYAAAVAVGIGIYQGGIRINLKRFFKWTGAFIILVAAGLLASGVRAFHEAGVWNLLQTVVFDASGILPNNGFLGSLLAGFFGYNDAPTVSEAIAYFGYLIPTMLLFFLGEKAGQNNTARHS; from the coding sequence ATGTTCAGAGAGGGCGTTGAAGCTGCGCTTGTCGTGGGGATAATTGCCAGTTATCTCAAGCAAACTGGACGTACCCATTTGATGAAGTCAGTCTGGATTGGCATTGCACTAGCGACTTTTTTTTGTCTAGTTGCTGCAATTATATTGCAAATAACCAGTCAGGATTTCCCTCAACAAGAACAGGAATTATTTGCAGCAGTAATTTCTATTGTTGCAGTTGGGGTTCTCACCTGGATGGTTTTCTGGATGCGCCGCGCGGCTCGTTCTCTTAAAGGTGAGTTACAGTCTCAAATTGAAACTGCCATTCAATCGGGCGATCAATGGGGACTAGCACTGGTGGGGATGGCATTTTTTGCTGTGCTGCGGGAAGGTTTGGAAACAGTAGTATTTCTACTAGCAACATTCCAGCAAAATTTGGGAATTAAAGCTCCTGTGGGGGCATTGTTTGGATATGCAGCCGCAGTAGCCGTTGGTATAGGCATCTATCAGGGTGGTATCCGCATCAACTTAAAGCGATTTTTTAAATGGACAGGAGCCTTTATTATTCTGGTTGCTGCGGGACTCTTAGCAAGTGGGGTGAGAGCTTTCCATGAAGCGGGAGTGTGGAATTTACTGCAAACAGTGGTATTTGATGCTAGTGGGATACTTCCCAATAATGGATTTTTAGGTTCACTTTTGGCGGGATTTTTTGGATATAACGATGCTCCTACTGTCAGCGAGGCGATCGCTTATTTTGGCTATCTAATTCCTACCATGTTGCTGTTCTTCTTGGGAGAGAAGGCTGGACAAAACAATACAGCAAGACATTCTTAG
- a CDS encoding VOC family protein yields MSKESPFVETNGLLLYKQECKTPEFLNSSFCIHLFGELVVVDHYVLLFPDSGTLTDYAKTLVNYDAKITEGPGKWPDDFCPEQNLLPEDAGMYFLSALMPSGMILVLLAPNAPDEQIASLCQQQGFNTVHHVAILVDDIYTAAEVWQNKGFIPLSMTPQEDGSLCQWFFRNWAGQIIELICRKWTGKETFSCENIAGLRLSELAA; encoded by the coding sequence ATGAGTAAGGAATCGCCTTTTGTAGAAACCAACGGATTGCTCTTGTATAAACAAGAATGCAAAACTCCAGAATTTTTAAACTCATCCTTTTGTATACATCTATTTGGTGAACTAGTTGTCGTAGATCATTATGTACTGTTGTTTCCTGATTCAGGAACTCTCACAGACTACGCTAAAACTCTGGTCAACTATGATGCCAAAATCACGGAAGGGCCAGGAAAATGGCCTGATGATTTTTGTCCAGAGCAAAACCTCTTGCCCGAAGATGCTGGCATGTACTTTCTCTCAGCCTTAATGCCGTCAGGCATGATTTTGGTACTGCTTGCACCGAACGCACCAGATGAACAGATCGCTAGCTTATGCCAGCAGCAAGGTTTTAATACTGTCCATCATGTTGCCATTCTTGTTGATGATATCTATACAGCAGCAGAGGTTTGGCAGAACAAAGGCTTTATTCCTCTATCTATGACTCCTCAAGAAGATGGCTCTTTATGCCAATGGTTTTTCCGCAACTGGGCAGGCCAAATTATAGAGCTAATCTGCCGCAAATGGACGGGTAAAGAAACTTTCTCCTGCGAGAATATCGCTGGTTTACGCCTTTCAGAATTGGCAGCGTGA
- a CDS encoding MarR family winged helix-turn-helix transcriptional regulator, producing MTLDKPTQGATSEECAARVMETVPLMMRFIRADMRAHSAAFLSIPQLRSLAFINRNPGASLSDLAEHLGVTSATASATIERLVQRDFVKRCDHPQERRRVLLSLTEDGKHHLKQSQDQTRAHITDLLKGLTEEQISNIEEGLTLLKNVFEKTELKAP from the coding sequence ATGACCTTGGATAAACCTACTCAAGGTGCAACTTCCGAAGAATGTGCCGCTAGAGTAATGGAAACAGTTCCATTAATGATGCGGTTTATCCGAGCGGATATGCGTGCCCATAGTGCCGCTTTTTTATCTATACCTCAGTTGCGATCGCTAGCATTTATCAACCGGAATCCTGGCGCTTCATTATCTGACCTGGCAGAGCATTTAGGTGTTACCTCTGCTACCGCATCAGCAACCATAGAACGCTTGGTACAACGCGACTTCGTAAAACGCTGCGATCATCCTCAAGAGCGGCGGCGGGTGCTGCTCAGTTTAACTGAAGATGGAAAGCATCATCTGAAGCAATCTCAAGACCAAACGCGCGCTCATATTACCGATTTGCTAAAAGGTCTGACAGAAGAGCAAATTTCCAATATTGAAGAAGGCTTAACTCTACTAAAAAATGTCTTCGAGAAAACAGAACTCAAAGCCCCATAA
- a CDS encoding AAA family ATPase, whose translation MNTENALIPDRPEINPFYVGGAVSPDKFSGRRSDINTALDVIGNRSCLAIQGSSGMGKSSLLQYIASSQEPWRNRGIDYSQALIVFINCWEITPFTAIGFWELVLSSLQQKAKDNLALQPVFEQTLGAGTYNIHQLRLLLAEIGKNNKFLLLLLDDFDAALYPNASYTEDEMRSFLSNFRSLATHGEEKDYLSVIVTSPKRLSEMGPKIEQGTSPWNNHYTYRYLKLFREEEVSRWFQDLAQKSSIDWLLNLQAEIQKISGGNPALIQNAGFILYRAWQDKDIKTVLDFAIEFERANRPYFRAAWNQSTDDEKSLLKFLALSRLEGRVNRKRKYTLDNVDTILSQKDRELRELEERGILRRYDNDEKINYEFASSIMEWWVVKELENSQNQPELAERELIFLNLSSKQVEQMKNITKQVWQYKDTAQSVIGWVGKLGGFF comes from the coding sequence ATGAATACAGAAAACGCTCTAATCCCCGATAGACCTGAGATAAATCCCTTCTATGTTGGCGGTGCAGTTTCTCCAGATAAATTTAGCGGACGCCGCTCTGATATTAATACTGCACTTGATGTAATCGGCAATCGCTCGTGTTTAGCAATTCAGGGCAGTAGTGGTATGGGTAAATCTTCACTGCTACAATATATTGCCTCATCACAAGAACCGTGGAGAAATAGAGGAATCGATTATTCTCAAGCGTTGATCGTCTTTATCAATTGTTGGGAAATTACGCCTTTTACTGCTATTGGCTTTTGGGAGCTAGTACTTAGTTCATTACAACAGAAAGCAAAAGATAATTTAGCATTGCAGCCTGTCTTTGAGCAAACTTTAGGAGCAGGAACTTACAATATTCATCAGTTACGCTTATTGTTAGCTGAGATTGGCAAAAACAATAAGTTTCTGTTATTGTTGCTTGATGATTTTGATGCCGCTTTGTACCCGAATGCTTCTTATACAGAAGATGAAATGCGTTCATTTTTGAGTAACTTTCGTTCTTTAGCAACTCATGGTGAAGAGAAAGATTACCTTTCGGTGATTGTTACTTCCCCAAAACGTCTCTCAGAAATGGGGCCAAAAATTGAACAAGGTACTTCTCCTTGGAACAATCATTATACTTATAGATACCTGAAGTTATTCAGAGAGGAAGAAGTATCACGGTGGTTTCAAGATTTAGCTCAAAAATCTTCTATTGACTGGCTACTAAATTTACAAGCAGAAATCCAAAAAATTTCTGGAGGAAATCCAGCACTAATTCAGAATGCTGGTTTTATCCTTTATAGAGCTTGGCAAGATAAAGATATCAAAACAGTCTTAGATTTTGCTATAGAATTTGAAAGAGCAAATCGGCCATACTTTCGCGCAGCTTGGAATCAGTCAACTGATGACGAAAAAAGTTTGCTGAAATTCCTTGCCCTATCACGCTTAGAGGGGCGCGTAAATCGTAAACGTAAGTATACATTAGATAATGTAGATACTATCCTGAGTCAAAAAGATAGAGAATTGCGTGAATTAGAAGAACGTGGTATTCTCCGACGCTACGATAACGATGAAAAAATTAACTATGAGTTTGCCTCATCCATTATGGAATGGTGGGTCGTTAAGGAATTGGAAAATAGTCAAAATCAACCAGAATTGGCAGAACGTGAGTTAATTTTCCTGAATCTAAGTAGTAAGCAGGTTGAGCAGATGAAAAATATCACCAAGCAGGTATGGCAGTATAAAGATACGGCTCAATCGGTAATAGGATGGGTGGGAAAATTGGGAGGTTTCTTTTAA
- a CDS encoding MFS transporter, giving the protein MSSRKQNSKPHNSEVAQHDPFAAFKFRDYRLFTIGRLVLFVGSQMQTVAIGWELYERTNSAIALGGVGLAQVLPMIILTLIAGDVADRRDRKLTMLLSVMLLALCSLALAVLSYTQGAIFLIYACLVLTGVARAFLKPASDALMWQLIPVTAFTNAATWNSSSFQLAAVIGPAFGGFGIALLGSATGVYVLAAIAALLCFILTLAIKEQKAIRAKEPISFQALAAGAKFVWQNQLILAAITLDMFAVLLGGAIALLPIFAKDILHVGPVELGYLQAAHSIGALTMAITLAYLPPLRKAGPALLWSVVGFGIVTIIFGLSHSFWLSMLMLILGGALDSISVVIRHTLVQIRTPDHLRGRVAAINSVFISASNELGGFESGLTAALFGPVISVVGGGIGTILVVIATATIWPGIRKLGALQEYK; this is encoded by the coding sequence ATGTCTTCGAGAAAACAGAACTCAAAGCCCCATAACTCTGAGGTTGCACAGCACGATCCCTTTGCAGCCTTTAAGTTTCGAGACTATCGGCTATTTACCATCGGACGGTTGGTGCTGTTCGTGGGATCGCAAATGCAAACTGTAGCTATCGGCTGGGAACTCTATGAGCGAACTAACTCAGCGATCGCTTTAGGTGGTGTTGGGTTGGCGCAAGTCCTACCGATGATTATTCTCACCTTAATTGCTGGAGATGTTGCCGATCGCCGCGATCGCAAACTTACTATGTTACTGTCAGTGATGTTGCTAGCTCTCTGCTCGCTAGCTTTGGCAGTCCTTTCCTATACTCAGGGTGCAATTTTTCTCATTTACGCTTGCTTAGTATTAACAGGTGTCGCTAGGGCATTCCTCAAACCTGCTAGTGATGCTTTGATGTGGCAATTAATACCTGTTACTGCCTTTACCAATGCAGCTACTTGGAATAGTAGTAGCTTTCAATTGGCTGCTGTTATTGGCCCAGCCTTCGGGGGATTCGGGATTGCGCTGCTGGGAAGTGCTACAGGAGTGTATGTATTAGCTGCGATCGCAGCCTTGCTGTGTTTTATTTTAACTTTGGCAATCAAAGAGCAAAAAGCCATCCGTGCAAAGGAACCAATCTCATTTCAAGCACTTGCAGCCGGTGCTAAATTTGTTTGGCAGAATCAGTTAATTTTAGCAGCGATTACATTGGATATGTTTGCTGTCTTGTTGGGTGGTGCGATCGCCTTGCTACCCATCTTTGCTAAAGATATTTTACACGTGGGGCCAGTGGAGTTGGGATATCTACAAGCAGCCCATTCCATCGGTGCTTTGACTATGGCCATTACTCTGGCGTATTTACCACCATTACGCAAAGCAGGGCCAGCTTTATTATGGTCAGTGGTTGGCTTTGGAATTGTCACAATTATCTTTGGACTTTCTCATTCCTTTTGGTTGTCTATGTTGATGCTAATCCTTGGTGGCGCACTAGATAGTATTAGCGTTGTAATTCGCCATACATTAGTTCAAATCAGAACACCAGATCATTTACGTGGTCGGGTTGCTGCAATTAATAGCGTATTTATTAGTGCCTCCAATGAATTAGGAGGCTTTGAGTCAGGCTTAACTGCGGCTTTATTTGGCCCGGTGATTTCCGTTGTGGGTGGTGGAATTGGGACAATTTTGGTAGTAATTGCTACAGCCACGATTTGGCCGGGAATTCGCAAGTTAGGGGCTTTGCAGGAGTACAAGTAG
- the efeO gene encoding iron uptake system protein EfeO: protein MKKFLKQSTIICLIALTVAACESNKSSDTLGSNSPVAKVASDTSSSNSAETALTVTDKGCEPNQLTLTSGQNSFVITNKSSQPLEWEILSGVKVIEERENIAPGFVQKLKTNLEPGEYDMACGLRSNPKGKLTVKTGVGDSQAKGTVDQGKLVGAIAEYKVYVIKETDQLVADNKTFTDAVIAGNLVKAQKLYASTHVHWERAEPIAELFSDLDKTMDSRADDFAKKEADPQFTGYHRIEKALFQDKTTKGMKPFAQKLQKDGQELQKRIATLTIEPKNMVGGAAGLIEEVAATKISGEEDRYSHTDLWDFSANVEGSQKIVELLRPVIQKANPDLLARVDANFTKVNQGLAKYKTPDGGFATYDKVSETDKKEMKTAIAALSEDLSQLRGTLGVN from the coding sequence ATGAAAAAATTTTTAAAGCAGTCAACTATTATCTGTTTAATTGCCTTGACAGTAGCGGCTTGTGAATCTAACAAATCAAGCGATACTTTAGGGAGTAATTCTCCGGTCGCTAAAGTAGCCAGTGATACTTCTAGCAGCAATTCTGCCGAAACGGCTTTGACTGTGACAGATAAAGGTTGCGAACCCAATCAGCTGACACTGACATCTGGACAAAACAGCTTTGTAATTACCAATAAAAGCAGCCAACCTTTGGAATGGGAAATTTTGTCTGGGGTAAAAGTTATCGAAGAACGAGAAAATATTGCTCCTGGATTCGTTCAGAAACTTAAAACCAATCTAGAACCAGGTGAGTATGACATGGCTTGCGGTTTACGCAGCAATCCCAAAGGGAAACTCACCGTGAAAACAGGAGTTGGAGATTCGCAAGCCAAAGGGACTGTAGATCAGGGTAAATTAGTCGGGGCGATCGCAGAATACAAAGTCTACGTCATCAAAGAAACTGACCAACTAGTGGCAGACAACAAGACTTTCACCGATGCTGTGATTGCTGGCAACCTTGTTAAAGCTCAGAAACTCTATGCCTCTACCCATGTTCATTGGGAACGTGCAGAACCCATAGCTGAACTATTCTCCGATCTCGATAAAACGATGGATTCCCGTGCTGATGACTTTGCGAAAAAAGAGGCTGACCCACAATTCACTGGATACCATCGCATAGAAAAAGCTTTATTCCAAGACAAAACTACAAAAGGGATGAAACCCTTTGCCCAAAAGCTACAGAAAGATGGACAAGAGTTACAAAAACGCATTGCTACTTTGACTATTGAACCAAAAAATATGGTAGGCGGTGCTGCTGGCTTGATTGAAGAAGTGGCTGCTACCAAAATTTCTGGAGAAGAAGACCGTTACAGCCATACTGACCTCTGGGACTTCAGCGCTAATGTCGAAGGTTCCCAAAAGATTGTAGAGTTATTGCGCCCCGTCATCCAAAAAGCCAACCCCGATTTACTAGCGCGTGTGGATGCAAATTTTACCAAAGTTAACCAAGGACTTGCTAAATATAAAACCCCTGATGGTGGTTTTGCTACCTACGACAAAGTGAGTGAAACAGACAAGAAAGAGATGAAAACTGCGATCGCCGCTCTTTCGGAAGACCTCTCTCAGCTGCGTGGCACTCTAGGCGTTAACTAA